The Streptomyces rimosus genomic interval CCGTACGTTGCTGCTGCTCACTTGGACCTCCCGGCCGTACGGGACCGGCGTACCGCACCGGCCGCCAGACGGCCCGTGACCGTGGCCGCCAGGGCCAGCGCGCTCACCCGGCGCGACAGCCGTACGGCCCGGTCGATGTCCGCCACCGCGACGGGGCGCCCGGTGCCGCCGTTGAGCACCGGCCGGTGCTCGACCCGGCCGCCGTACGCCAGGGTGCCGCCCAGCCGTACGCCCAGCGCGCCCGCGAACGCGGCCTCCACCGGGCCCGCGTTGGGGCTCGGGTGCGATGCGCCGTCCTGCTGCCAGGCGCGCCACGCGCCCCGCCGGTCGGGGCCGGCCAGGACCGCCAGCGCGGCGGTCAGCCGGGAGCCGGGGAATCCGGCCACGTCGTCGAGGCGGGCCGAGGCCCACCCGAAGCGGCGGTAGCGCGGTGATTTGTGGCCCACCATCGCGTCCAGCGTGTTGACGGCACGGAACGCCAGCAGCCCCGGGACGCCCGCGACCGCGCCCCACACCAGGGCGCCGACCACCGCGTCCGAGGTGTTCTCGGCGACGGACTCGACCACCGCGCGCGCCATCTGCTGTCCGTCCAGGGCCTGCGGGTCGCGCCCGCACAGGTGCGGCAGGCGCTCGCGCGCCACGTCGAGGTCGCCCACGGCGAGCGCCCCGCCGACGGCCCGCGCCTCGCGGCCCAGCGAGGTGCCGCCCAGGACGGACCAGGTGGCGGCGGCGGTCAGCGCCACGGAGGCGGCGGGGGAGCGGCGTACGGCACGGGTGAGGAGCGCGGCACCGGCGGCGGTTCCGCCCGCGCACAGTGCGGTGTGCAGGGCCCCGCGCCCGCGGTCGTCGCGCCACAGGCGGCGCTCCACGGCCGCCGCGGCCCGCCCGAAGGCGGCCACCGGGTGGCCGCGCCGGGGATCGCCCACGACCAGGTCGCCGAGGAAACCCAGGGCCGCGCCGCACGCGTAGCCGGCGTGTTCGGCACGCATCGGATCAGACCGCCGTCGCGCCTCGGAGGGGCAGCGGGGTACGTCCAGCAGGTCTCGAACTGCGGCCGGGCATGGCGGTAGGTCCTCACTCAGGGTCCGCGCCCTGGTTCGACGGGTACGGCGACGAGAGTCTCCTGGCTCCCCGGATCGGCGCTTCCCCCGGCCTTCCAGTCCGTACGGAACCCGCGTCCCGGACGCGGACCGTGGCCCTTGATGGAGGAGCGCTCCCCGGTGACAGTGGCGGGACCGCGCCGGATTCTCACCGGACTTCCTCATCTGTCGCCGATTGGCTCCGGCAGTCCACCACGCTCCGCGAAGCCCGTCAACTCGCGCTTGACCTGCGGCGCGGGGCCCGCTCACGGCTGTGTCCAAGGCCACAGCGCCCCGGGCCCCGGGCCCGGCATACGGCGACGGGGTGCCCGGTGGCCGCGGCGGGTGCCGCGGCCACCGGACGCCCCGGGGCGCCGTGCCGGTGCCGGTCAGGCGGCGACGATCAGGTAAATGCCGTACGCCACGGCCGCCGCGCACAGCGCGAAGCAGGCGTACGCACCGGTCCGCGCCGCCCCGCCGGCGGCCACCGCCTCGCCCTCCTGGCGCGGCTTGCGGGACGTACCGACGATGCCGAGGGTGAACAGGCCCACGATGCCGACCGTCACGACCAGCGTGACGCCGAAGACCTGGCCGAGCGCTGCCCAGTCGATGCTCATTGCGTTCTCGTTCCTTCGTGGAAGCCGGGGAGGCGTACGGCGGGGTCAGCCGGCGGCCGAGCCGGCCTTGGCGCGGCGCTTGGTCCGGTGCGTCTCGTGCGGGTGGGCGGCCACCGGATCGGCGGTCACCGGGTCGGCGATCACCGGGGCCGCGCCGACCGGGTCGGCGAGCGGCGCGTCGGCCATCGCGGGCGCCGGGATCGTAGCCTCGACAGCCTCGGCCGCCGCGGGGACGGGCCCGACCGGGCCGGCGGGCGGCGGCGAGACGGCCTGCAGGGCGGCGGTGACGACGCCCGCGGGCTCCGCGGCCGGTCCCTCGTTGACGTTGGTGTGGTCCACCGGCTTGCGCCGGGAGGCCGCCCAGATCGCCCCGCAGACGGCGAGTGCGAGGACCGCGACGGCCGCGATGCCCCAGTCGCCCTGGTCCGCCAGCAGCGCGGCGCCCGCCGCGACCAGGCCGGCGGCCGGCAGCGTCAGGCCCCAGGCGACGACCATCCGGCCCGCCGTGGACCAGCGCACCACGCCGCCCTTGCGGCCCAGCCCGGAGCCCATGACGGAGCCGGAGCAGACCTGGGTGGTGGAGAGCGCGAAGCCGAGGTGGGAGGAGGCCAGGATGGTGGCCGCGGCGCCGGTCTGGGCGGCGAAGCCCTGCGGCGGCTGAATGTCGGTGATGCCCTTGCCCATCGTGCGGATGATCCGCCAGCCGCCCAGGTACGTGCCGAGCGCGATGGCCAGACCGGCCGAGGCGATGACCCACAGCGGCGGGTCGGCGTGCGGCGCCACGACGCCGCCGGTGATCAGCGCCAGGGTGATCACACCCATCGTCTTCTGGGCGTCGTTGGTGCCGTGAGCGAGGGAGACCAGCGCGGCGGAGGCGATCTGCCCGGCGCGGTAGCCCTTGGCGGTGTCCTCCTCGGCGCGGTTGCGGGCCAGCCGGTACGTCAGCCGGGTCGCGGCCATCGAGGCCAGGCCGGCCACGATCGGCGCGGCGACGGCCGGGATGAGGACCTTCATGACCACGGCGCCGCCGTGCACGCCGCTCGCGCCGACGGACACCAGGGTCGCGCCGATCAGACCGCCGAAGAGGGCGTGCGAGGAGCTGGAGGGGAGCCCGGCGAGCCAGGTGACGAGGTTCCAGATGATGGCGCCGACCAGTCCGGCGAAGATCACTTCTGGTCTGATGCCGGCGGTCTCGTCGATGATGCCGCCGGAGATGGTCTTGGCGACCTCCACGGACAGGAACGCGCCGAGCAGGTTGAGGGCCGCCGACATCGCCACCGCTGCCTTGGGCTTGAGCGCCCCGGTGGAAATGGTGGTGGCCATGGCGTTGGCCGTGTCGTGGAAGCCGTTCGTAAAGTCGAACACCAAGGCCGTGACGATCACGATCCCGATGAGAAGCGTGATGTGTTCCATTCACCCAGGCAATCAGTTCGATGGTCAGTAACGCTCGGGACCGTACGGACGACGGGTGAACGGAAGGTGAACTGGGCCGGGCGCCGCGGTGACGCCCCCGCAGGGGTAGCGCGGAGGCGTCCGAGGCGTCACGCGGGCCCCGTACGTATCGGCACGGGAGCCCCGCGTGTCCCGGGCGTACCGGACCCCGTGGGGCATATGCCCAGGCCCCATGACGTCCCGCGCCCGGTCTCCCGGCTCAGCCCCGGGCGAAGCGCCGGAGCTGCGCGGCCGTGCCGTTCCACTTGTTCTGGTCGCCCGGCAGCGCGCCGTGGTTCGCGTACTGCCAGAAACTCGGGTACGCCCAGCCGGCCGGCAGCTTGCCGGGCGTGCTGTGCCAGTTCGCCAGCCACAGCGGGTGGGTGGCGGCGAACGCCCGGCTGCCGCCGGTGCAGCCGTTCCACCACCGCGCCGTCGTGTAGATCACCGGCCGCCGCCCGGTCTGCCGCAGCACCTCGTTGCTGAACCCGCGGATCCACCGGACCAGCGCCGCGCGGCTCATGCCGAAGCACGCCCGCCCCGAGTTGTACGGGTTGTGCTCGATGTCGAGGGCCGGCGGCAGCGTCCGGCCGTCCGGCCTCCACCCGCCGCTGTGGCGCAGGAAGTGCCGGGCCTGCGCGGCGCCGGAGGACGCGTTCGGCACGCCGAAATGGTAGGCGCCGCGCAGCAGACCGGCCTTGCGCGCGCCGCGGTACTGCCCCGAGAAGTGCGGGTTGCGGTACCAGTTCGACTCCGTGGCCTTGACGTAGACGAAGCGGCCGCCCTTCGCCCGTACGTCCCGCCAGTCGACGGCGCCCTGGTGGGAGGAGATGTCGTGGCCGAGCGGCTTGCCCGCGGCCTCGGCGGGCGGTGCGGGTACGGCGGTGTACAGGACCGCGGTCAGCGCGCCGAGGGCGAGCGTGGCGGCGGTGAGGCGGCGTCTGGCACGCGGCTGGCGCGGGTGCTGCGGGGCGCCCGCCGCGGGCCGCGGGCCGGGCTGGTGATCGTGGTCACGGGCCATGGTTCCCTCCCGGAATCTCCCCAGGACGACGACGTACGGGAACTGCTGCGTGCGGGCATGGCTACGTGCGGGCGTGGCGGTGTACGGCATGACGGCGTACGGGCGTCATGGCGTACGGGCATGGCTACGTCCATGACAAATCTCCGGAAGAGTACCGAGTGATCCGTACAAGGCGGTCGATGCTCGGTCAATCCCCACCGAGGTGTCACCGGTCCGACATGGCGGATACCGGAAGGCGGGGGTCCGCCCCACGGCCACGCGCCCGGCCCGTACGGTGTCCGCAGCCACCCGCGCACCACCCCCGCGCACCCCGGCGGGGACGCGCCCGCACAGCACACCGGAGGGCCTACGCATGACGGACCGGGAAGCCATCGACCGCGCCTGGGACGAGCTGGTCGCCACCGCCCGCCGCACGGTCGCCGACGGGCTGGTCGTCGGCACCTCCGGCAACGTCTCCGTACGCGTCGGCGACCTCGTCCTGGTCACGCCCAGCGGCGTCCCCTACGACCGGCTCGGGCCCGGCGACCTCACCGCGGTCGGCCTCGACGGGCGCCCCGCCCGCGGCACGCTCCGGCCCACCAGCGAGCTGCCCATGCACCTGGCCGTCTACCGCGCCACCGGCGCCCGCGCCGTCGTGCACACCCACGCCGCGCACGCCACCGCCGTCTCCACCCTCGTCACCGAACTCCCGCCCGTGCACTACATGACCGCGGCCCTCGGCGGCCCCGTCCGCGTCGCCCCGTACGCCCTGTACGGCACCGAGGAGTTGGCCGAGAACATGCTCGCCGCCCTGCGCGACCGCACCGGCTGCCTCCTGCGGAACCACGGCACCATCGTGTACGGCGGCACCCTTGACGAGGCGTACGACCGCACCGCCCAGCTGGAGTGGATGTGCCGCGTCTGGCTCGCCGCCAGCTCGCTGCCCGGCCGCGAACCCGCCCTGCTGACGCCGGAACAGGTCGCCGCGGCCGGTGACCGGCTGCGCGGCTACGGGCAGCCCGGCTGACGTGCGGCGCCCGCCGCAGCCGCCCCGCCTGCCGCGTCCCGGCCCGGCCGCGCGCCGCCGCGCCCGCCGTCACCCGGCCGCTCCCGCCCACTGGCCGAGGCCGCCGGACTTGTCCACACTGGGGAGGATGCGTCTGGGTACTGCGGCGGCAGCGGCCGCCACCACGGTGATCGGTGCCGGCGCGGCCGCGGTGGCGGCCGGCCGGTACGCCAGCGACATGGTCCTCAAACCCGCGCCGGACCGGCCGTTGCCGGGCGACCCCCGGCTCACGGTGCACTCCACCGGTCCCGGGCGGATCACACTCACCCGCAGCCTCGCCTCGCTGCGGCCCGGTACGTACGGCCTGACCGGCGCGGGCGCCCATGCGATCGTCGGCCCGGTCGTGGACGACGTACCGCATCCGGCCGACACGGTCGTCCGCCGTCTGGAGCGGGTCACCCACGGCACCCTCCAGCCGGGCGCCCGGATGAGGCTCACCCCTCAGGTGCACATCGGCAACCCGCGCGACGCGCTGGGCCTCGACTGCGCCGATGTCGACATTCCCGGCGAACTGGGGGCCCTGCCCGCCTGGTTCGTGCCGGGCGCCCGGGAGACCTGGGTGATCACCGTGCACGGCCTGGGCACCACCCGCGAGCACCCCATGGTCCTCATGCCGTTCCTCAGCGACCAGCGGCTGCCCGTCCTCGACCCGGCCTACCGCAACGACCCGGGCGCCCCGCCCACCGCCGACGGCATCAGCCACCTCGGCGACGCCGAATGGCGCGATCTGGACGCCGCGATCCGCTACGCGATCCGGTACGGCGCGGAGCGCGTCGTCCTGCACGGCTGGTCCACCGGCGCGTCCATGGCCCTGCGCGCCGCCGCCAACTCCGGACTGCGCGACCGCATCGCCGGCCTCGTCCTGGACTCGCCGGTGCTGGACTGGCAGGCCACCGTCCGCGCCCTGGCCGCCGCCCGCCGCACCCCGCGCCCGCTGCTGCCGCTGGCGGTACGCGCCGCCGAGGGCAGCACCGGCCTGCACGCCGACCGGCTGGCCGACGCCTGGGTCCCGGACCTGCTCACGGTGCCGACCCTGCTGATCCACGGCCCCGACGACACCCTCGCCCCGTGGTCCGCCTCCCGGGAACTCGCCGCCCGCCGCCCCGACCTGATCACCCTTCACCCGGTACCGCACGCGCCCCACGCGGCCATGTGGAACGCGGATCCGGCCAGGTATGAGGAAACGTTGCGGCGGTTTCTTACGCCGCTGATGTGAGGGGGCGGCGGGGAGGGTGCTGGGGGAGGGGAGTGCGGGGGCGCAGAACCCGGACGACCGGGAGCGCGGGGAGCGTGGGCCCGGCCGACCGGCCGCGAATGTCCCAGGTGACCGGCCCGTGAACCCGTGGCGACCGGCACACGGGCCCGTGATGACGCCCTCGTGCGCCCCTCGGGCGACGCTCTCCCGGAACGTACCGACCGTTCCGATTGGGCTTTCGGGCCGTCAACGGGAAGACTGCCCCTGTGACGTCCCGTACTCCGCGCGACTCCCGGCTCCGACTCGTCCCCCGTCAACCGATTGCCGCCGCCCGCCGAGCGGTGAGCACCCGGGCCGCCCGACCGGCGCCCCGGCCGCCGCAGGGCACGCCGCCGCCCGCCGAACTGGCGCGGCAGGCCCGTGCCTGTCTGGCCGGTGCCGTACGGCTCGCCCGCTGGGCCGACGGCGAGTACGGCGCGGGCGCCGGGCTTCGGGCCGGCGCGGACGGCGCGCTGCCCGCGGAAGTCGCCGAACAGGCCGCGCACGATCTGCGGCTGACCGTGCACCAGGTCCGTACGGACTGGGACCTGGCCCGGCTGGCCGGACTCGTCGAACTGCACGGCGGCGTGGCCCGCCCCGGCTGGCGGCTGCGCGCCTGGGAGCGTGACGACACCGCCGCGCTGCGCGGCTGGGTCGCGCTCTTCGACGCCTGGTCGCTGGCGCGCCCCGCTCCGCCCGGCGCCGGCCCGACCGCCGTCGCCGAGGTGGTCGAGGCCGTGCCGCAGCTGCTCTCCCTGCTGCATCTGTCGGCCGGCCCGGTCCGGCTCCCGGTCCTGCTGGACATGCTGGAACAACGGGTCGCGGAACTCCGCACCGAGCGCTGCGAGGTGCCGTACGGGCCCGACCGGGGCGCGGAGACAGGAGCCGCCCGGCCGGCGGCCGCTCCCGCCGGCAGGCAGCCCGACGCCCCGGACGCCACCGCCCCGGACGCCGCCGAGGCGGTGAGTGACGCCGCGGGGGTGTCACTCGCGGTGCTCCTGGACTGGGCCCTGGACGGCCTCGCCGCCGTCGGCGCGCTCGTCGTGCGCGACGGCGCGAAGACCGGCGTGCCCGCCGAACGCGAAGCGCTGCTCACCCCCCTCGGCAACTGGTCGGTCTGGGTCAAGCTGGAACAGATCTGCGTCGCCGCGCAGAGCCCGGCGGGCAACATCGAGCAGTCCGCCGAGGCGATGCTGCGCGGCTGCGCCCGGCTGACCCCGGGCCCGGCACGCGCCGAATACCGCGCCTGGCTGGCCGCCCGGTCCGCGGGCAGCGCGGTCGAGGAACTGCTCGACGTGGCCCGCGGCGAGGACGCGCTGCTGCGCGGCCTCGCCTTCGAGGCGCTGCGCGCGGTCGGCGCCCCGGCGGAGCCGGCCGTGCGCGCCGCCGCCGACGAGCCGGGCCTGCGGCCGTACGCCCTGCTCTGGCTGGTCGAGCACGAGGGCGGCGACCCGGAGACCGCGCCGGACGTGCTCACCCGCGAGGAGTCCACCTGGCTGTGGGTGGACACCGCCGCGGCCGTCGCCGACCACGGCGAGAGCCAGCTGCTGGTCCGCCACCTCGAATCGGCCGTCCAGGGCTCGGTCCCGCGCCTGCTGGAGGAGGTACGGGCGGTCGGCCACCCGCGCACCGTGCAGGTCCTGGTCGCGCTGGCCGCCGCCCACCCCGACCCGGCCCTCGCCAAGGCCGTACGGCGGGCCGCCTTCCAGGTCCACACGGGCGGCGCCTGACGCTCCCGGGGCGGGCGGCCGGACCCGTGCGCGGAGTCCGGCGCCCGTCCCTCAGCTCTGCGGCAGCGCCGGCGCGTACGTCCCGAAGGTCCAGAGGTTGCCCTCCAGATCGCGGGCCGTGTACTCACGGGAGCCGTAGTCCTGGTCCGTGAGCGGCAGGACTATCTCCGCCCCGGCCCGCTCGGCCCGCCGGTGATGCGCGTCCGGGTCCGTGACGGTCGTGTACACGCCGATCGGGCCGCTGTCGCCCAGCGCTTCTTCGTACGGCCCGCCGCTGCCCTTCGTGCCCAGCATCACCACGCCGTTCCCGAAGCACAGCTCGGCGTGCAGGACCGTGCCGTCCTCGCTCTCGTACAGCGCGGTCTGCCGGAAGCCGAAGGCTTCCGTGAGCTGCTTGATCGCCGCCTTCGCGTCGCGGTAGCGCAGCGCCGGACAGAATGTGGGCGTCCCCGCCGCCACCTCGGTCATGACGATCACCTTCCCTGCCTGTGATCAGACTCCGCGGACCTCGCTCTGAGACCCACATCACAGTCTGGCACCGGGGTCTGACAACGCCCTCCGAACGCCCCCCGACCAGCGACGACCGGCAGGATGACCGGCGCGACGACCAGCGGAGCGGGCGCGTGCAGCGGCTCAGCGGAACGTGTCGCAGCGCGCCATGTTCCCCGTACGGAACCCGGTCGAGAACCACTGCTGCCGCTGCGCCGAGGACCCGTGCGTCCAGCTCTCCGGCGTGACCCGGCCCTGGAAGCGCTCCTGGATGCGGTCGTCGCCGACCGCGGCCGCCGCGTCGAGGCCGTCGCGTACGTCCGCCTCGGTGAGGCTGGTGATCAGGGGCCGGCCGGTGGACTCCTGCGGCGTATCGGTCGCGTGCCGGGCCCACACCCCCGCGTAGCAGTCGGCCTGGAGCTCGACCTTGACCGAGCCGCTGTCCGCGCCCGGCCGGCCGCCCTGCGAGCGGCTCAGCGTGCCCGTCAGGTTCTGGACGTGATGGCCGTATTCGTGCGCCACGACGTACGCCTGCGCGAACGGCCCGCCACTGGAGCCGAACTTCGTGCGCAGTTCCCGGAAGAAGTCCAGGTCCAGATAGACCTTGCGGTCGCCGGGGCAGTAGAACGGCCCGACCGCCGAGGTCGCGGACCCGCACGCGGTGTCCGCGCGGCCGGTGAACAGGACCGTCGGCGCCCGCTCGTACGCGGCGCCGCGCCGCCGGAACTCCTGCTGCCAGAAGGACTGCGCGCTGTTGACGACGGCCACCGTCCGGCAGTCCTCGCGGCTGTTGGCGTCCTGCCCGGTCCGGCACCGCTCCTGGACCCGCTCGGCCGGGGAGGCGTTGGGCTCCGGCGACTGATCGGTGTCCGTCAGTCCCAGCTCGTTCGGCCCGATGCCGAAGAACAGCCCGGCCACCAGTGCGATCAGGCCCGCCAGCCCGCCGCCGAGGGTGGCCCGCCCGCCGGGCAGCCGGCTGCCGCGCCGGTCCTGGACCTGCGAGGTGTCCAGCCCGGCGTCGTCGTCGAACTGCATGGCCGTACCGCCCTCCGCCGCCCGGCCCCGTTCCGGCTCGTCTCCGTGGGGATCACACCGTCTGTGCCCCATCCAGCCGCGCCCACCCGCCCATCGCGACCCCGGACGGCCGAACGGGCGAGCGGAGAGGAGGGAGAACAGCGGGGGCGAGAGCGGACGCGCACGGTCCGCCTCTCATCCCGCCGCACCGACGGCCCGGAAAAACTGGTTGCACGTCACCGTTAGACTGGTCCGTATGGCAATTCTCCTCGCGCATTAGACGGCGTCGGCGCGCCGTTCAGGCCGCCCGTCCGCACCGGCCCTGCCGTGCGGGGCGCGCGCCGCCGCGCGGCTGTGATCATCCCCGTCCCTTCCGCTGTCCTCACTGCCCTGGAGTCTTACCCGTGATCACCGCCTCCGGCCTGGAGCTGCGCGCCGGCGCCCGTGTCCTGATCGAGTCCGCTTCGTTCCGTATCGCCAAGGGCGACCGGATCGGTCTGGTCGGCCGCAACGGCGCGGGCAAGACGACCCTCACCAAGGTCCTGGCGGGCGAGGGCATGCCCGCGGCCGGCACGGTCACCCGCTCCGGCGACGTCGGCTACCTGCCGCAGGACCCGCGCACCGGCGACCTGGACGTGCTCGCCCGCGACCGCATCCTCTCCGCGCGCGGCCTGGACACCGTCCTGCGCAAGATGCGCGAGAACGAGGACCGGATGTCCAACGGCAAGGGCGCCACCCGCGAGAAGGCGATGAAGAAGTACGAGCGCCTGGAGACGGAGTTCCTGACCAAGGGCGGGTACGCGGCCGAGGCGGAGGCCGCGACCATCGCCGCCAGCCTGGGCCTGCCGGACCGCATCCTCGGCCAGCCCCTGCACACGCTCTCCGGCGGTCAGCGGCGCCGCGTCGAGCTGGCCCGCATCCTCTTCTCGGACGCCGACACGCTGCTCCTGGACGAGCCCACCAACCACCTCGACGCCGACTCGATCGCCTGGCTGCGCGACTACCTGAAGACGTACCGCGGCGGCTTCATCGTGATCTCCCACGACGTCGACCTGGTCGAGACCGTGGTCAACAAGGTCTTCTACCTGGACGCCAACCGGTCGCAGATCGACATCTACAACATGGGCTGGAAGCTGTACCAGCAGCAGCGCGAGGCCGACGAGAAGCGCCGCAAGCGCGAGCGCGCCAACGCCGAGAAGAAGGCCGCCGCGCTGCACTCGCAGGCCGACAAGATGCGCGCGAAGGCCACCAAGACCGTCGCCGCGCAGAACATGGCCCGGCGCGCGGACAAGCTGCTGGCCGGCCTGGAGGAGGTGCGCGCCTCCGACAAGGTCGCCAAGCTGCGCTTCCCGGACCCCGCGCCGTGCGGCAAGACCCCGCTGATGGCCGAGGGCCTGTCCAAGTCGTACGGCTCGCTGGAGATCTTCACCGATGTCGACCTGGCCATCGACAAGGGCTCCCGGGTCGTCATCCTCGGCCTGAACGGCGCGGGCAAGACGACGCTGCTGCGGCTGCTGGCGGGCGTGGAGAAGCCGGACACCGGCGAGGTGCGTCCCGGGCACGGCCTGAAGCTGGGCTACTACGCGCAGGAGCACGAGACGCTGGACCCGGACCGCACCGTCCTGGAGAACATGCGCTCGGCCGCGCCGGACATGGACCTGGTCGACATCCGCAAGACGCTCGGCTCCTTCCTCTTCTCCGGCGACGACGTCGACAAGCCCGCCGGTGTGCTCTCCGGCGGCGAGAAGACCCGGCTGGCGCTGGCCACCCTGGTCGTCTCCTCCGCCAACGTGCTGCTCCTGGACGAGCCGACGAACAACCTCGACCCGGCCAGCCGCGAGGAGATCCTCGGCGCGCTGCACACCTTCACCGGCGCCGTGGTGCTGGTCTCCCACGATGAGGGCGCGGTGGACGCCCTCCAGCCGGAGCGCATCATTCTGCTCCCGGACGGCGTCGAGGACCTGTGGGGCCAGGACTACGCGGACCTGGTCGCGCTGGCCTGAGCCTGCGGTGGTCCCGGGCCCGGCGGCGCCCGGCGGTGAGCGGGATCAAGGACGTCTGGATCATTCGGCCGAGGGGTGATCCATCATCTGAGTGAGAACGGCTCGTACATCGGCGAGCCTCCCTGTGACGGCCGGGCCCGCTGGGCCCGGCCGTCATCATGTCGTACCAGCCCCCTCTGACCTGCTCGTTCGCCGGAAATTCGGCGGTCCGACCGCTTGAATTCCGAGCGGAACCCCTTGTTCCAAAGGTCAATACGGCGCCTCAAGCGCCAAACGATGTGCAGCGGACCTTGCTGAATGGGTGGCCAGGAAGGCCGGGAGGGGTGATCATGAGAGTCCAGAGCGCACTTCCCACGAGGAGGCACGGGTGGCCGAGACTCTGAAGAAGGGCAGCCGGGTGACCGGCGCCGCGCGCGAGAAGCTCGCGGCAGACCTGAAGAAGAAGTACGACTCCGGAGCGAGCATCCGGGCGCTGGCCGAAGAGACCGGTCGCTCCTACGGGTTCGTGCACCGGATGCTCAGCGAATCCGGTGTGACCCTGCGTGGTCGTGGCGGAGCCACCAGGGGCAAGAAGGCCACCTCGGCCTGACCGAGGCGGTCACTCCGGGAGCCACGGTGCCACCCGGTCGGTCGAGCAGGCGACCGGGTGGTTACTGTTCAGTCACTTAGGCACGCAAGTGCGGTCGGCTGACTCGGAGGCGCCCCATGACTCTGCTCGACAAGGACGGTGTGCGGCTCACCGTGGACGACATGATCGCCACGGTGACCCTCGCCGGACCGGCCAAGCGCAACGCACAGTCGCCCGCCATGTGGCGGGCGCTGGCCGAGGCCGGATCACTGCTGCCGGGCACCGTCCGGATCGTGGTGCTGCGCGGTGAGGGCAAGTCCTTCTCCGCCGGACTGGACCGGCAGGCGTTCACGCCCGAAGGCTTCGACGGCGAGCCGTCGTTCCTGGACCTGGCGCGCGGTACGGACAGTGAACTGGACGCCACGATCGCCGAGTACCAGGAAGCGTTCACCTGGTGGCGGCGTACCGACCTGGTGTCGATAGCCGCTGTCCAGGGCCATGCGATCGGTGCGGGCTTCCAGCTCGCGCTCGCCTGCGACCTGCGGGTGTGCGCCGACGACGCGCAGTTCGCGATGCGCGAGACCAGCCTGGGGCTGGTGCCGGACCTGACCGGCACCCACCCCCTGGTCTCGCTCGTCGGTTACGCCCGCGCGCTGGAGATCTGCGCCACGGGCCGCTTCGTGCACGCCGACGAGGCCGAGCGCATCGGCCTGGCCAACCTCGTCGTACCCGGCGCCGACCTGGAGAGCGCCGTCGCGGACCTGGCGGCGGCCCTCGTCGCCGCGCCCCGGGACGCCGTCATCGAGACCAAGGCCCTGCTGGCGGGCGCCGTTTCCCGTACGTACGAGGAGCAGCGCGCCGCCGAACGGGCCGCGCAGGCACGCCGGCTGCGGGATCTGGCGGGGCTGGGCGAGTAACCGCCTCAACCGCGTCAACCCCGTCGCGACGCTCAGGAGGCGGCGGGCGGTTCGAGGGCGGCGACGAGCACCGCGACGGTGGGCCGCTCTTCGCCCGCCGCCGTGGCGACCGCGCCGCGCACCGCCCGCGCCACGTCCAGCGCCCGCCGGTCCGCCGCGACGGCCAGCTGCACCAGTACGTGCCCGTCCTCGTGCCGCACCGGCCGGGATAGCGCGCCCAGCGCCGGTACGAGCCGGACGACGCCCGGCACTCGTAGCACAGCCGTCTCCAGGGGATCGGCGCTCTCGGCCGTGGCTCCGGCCCGGCCCGGTGCCGTACGGGCGGCCTCCGGCCCGCCGCCCCCGCCGGCCGCGTCGTCCCCGCCTTCGTCCTCATCGAGCAGATCGGTGGCCCGCAGGTCGACGGCCGACACTTCCAAGCCAAGCCGTTCGGCGCAGCACGTCAGCAGCGCCTCCCGCAGCAGGCCGGCGGAGGCCGGGACCGGACGGCCCGCCGTGGCCGCGAAGTCCGCCTCGATCCGCAGCGGCCCCGGCGGCAGCGCGCTCGGCGGCGCCGGAACCGACGGTTCCGGCGCGGCGTCGGGCGCCGCCAAGGACAGCCGTACCGTACCGACACGGAGTCCGGGCAGCGCG includes:
- a CDS encoding cobalamin biosynthesis protein → MRAEHAGYACGAALGFLGDLVVGDPRRGHPVAAFGRAAAAVERRLWRDDRGRGALHTALCAGGTAAGAALLTRAVRRSPAASVALTAAATWSVLGGTSLGREARAVGGALAVGDLDVARERLPHLCGRDPQALDGQQMARAVVESVAENTSDAVVGALVWGAVAGVPGLLAFRAVNTLDAMVGHKSPRYRRFGWASARLDDVAGFPGSRLTAALAVLAGPDRRGAWRAWQQDGASHPSPNAGPVEAAFAGALGVRLGGTLAYGGRVEHRPVLNGGTGRPVAVADIDRAVRLSRRVSALALAATVTGRLAAGAVRRSRTAGRSK
- a CDS encoding inorganic phosphate transporter; translated protein: MEHITLLIGIVIVTALVFDFTNGFHDTANAMATTISTGALKPKAAVAMSAALNLLGAFLSVEVAKTISGGIIDETAGIRPEVIFAGLVGAIIWNLVTWLAGLPSSSSHALFGGLIGATLVSVGASGVHGGAVVMKVLIPAVAAPIVAGLASMAATRLTYRLARNRAEEDTAKGYRAGQIASAALVSLAHGTNDAQKTMGVITLALITGGVVAPHADPPLWVIASAGLAIALGTYLGGWRIIRTMGKGITDIQPPQGFAAQTGAAATILASSHLGFALSTTQVCSGSVMGSGLGRKGGVVRWSTAGRMVVAWGLTLPAAGLVAAGAALLADQGDWGIAAVAVLALAVCGAIWAASRRKPVDHTNVNEGPAAEPAGVVTAALQAVSPPPAGPVGPVPAAAEAVEATIPAPAMADAPLADPVGAAPVIADPVTADPVAAHPHETHRTKRRAKAGSAAG
- a CDS encoding lysozyme translates to MARDHDHQPGPRPAAGAPQHPRQPRARRRLTAATLALGALTAVLYTAVPAPPAEAAGKPLGHDISSHQGAVDWRDVRAKGGRFVYVKATESNWYRNPHFSGQYRGARKAGLLRGAYHFGVPNASSGAAQARHFLRHSGGWRPDGRTLPPALDIEHNPYNSGRACFGMSRAALVRWIRGFSNEVLRQTGRRPVIYTTARWWNGCTGGSRAFAATHPLWLANWHSTPGKLPAGWAYPSFWQYANHGALPGDQNKWNGTAAQLRRFARG
- a CDS encoding class II aldolase/adducin family protein; translation: MTDREAIDRAWDELVATARRTVADGLVVGTSGNVSVRVGDLVLVTPSGVPYDRLGPGDLTAVGLDGRPARGTLRPTSELPMHLAVYRATGARAVVHTHAAHATAVSTLVTELPPVHYMTAALGGPVRVAPYALYGTEELAENMLAALRDRTGCLLRNHGTIVYGGTLDEAYDRTAQLEWMCRVWLAASSLPGREPALLTPEQVAAAGDRLRGYGQPG
- a CDS encoding alpha/beta hydrolase, which produces MRLGTAAAAAATTVIGAGAAAVAAGRYASDMVLKPAPDRPLPGDPRLTVHSTGPGRITLTRSLASLRPGTYGLTGAGAHAIVGPVVDDVPHPADTVVRRLERVTHGTLQPGARMRLTPQVHIGNPRDALGLDCADVDIPGELGALPAWFVPGARETWVITVHGLGTTREHPMVLMPFLSDQRLPVLDPAYRNDPGAPPTADGISHLGDAEWRDLDAAIRYAIRYGAERVVLHGWSTGASMALRAAANSGLRDRIAGLVLDSPVLDWQATVRALAAARRTPRPLLPLAVRAAEGSTGLHADRLADAWVPDLLTVPTLLIHGPDDTLAPWSASRELAARRPDLITLHPVPHAPHAAMWNADPARYEETLRRFLTPLM
- a CDS encoding VOC family protein produces the protein MTEVAAGTPTFCPALRYRDAKAAIKQLTEAFGFRQTALYESEDGTVLHAELCFGNGVVMLGTKGSGGPYEEALGDSGPIGVYTTVTDPDAHHRRAERAGAEIVLPLTDQDYGSREYTARDLEGNLWTFGTYAPALPQS